A single Halarcobacter anaerophilus DNA region contains:
- a CDS encoding GntR family transcriptional regulator produces the protein MSKSVSKPLYVELYEQILKNIKDKKYSCCDKLPSENIFAKEFGVNRHTVRQALSLLKDEGVIYTLKGKGNFISNIQVPYSISEKSSFSQKILDLGYEPKTKLISADIIEPTDDIAKNLGLSKKLKVIELKLLRFANDLPIAVSYSYFDAFIYREIINNLDIKPLSLYRVLNRCYPNMEITKISTIFEAKNPSAEISELLMMPSNTPVIAATTISKNQKGEFVEYGTSYSRADAVKIKVDLI, from the coding sequence TTGTCAAAGAGTGTTTCAAAACCCTTATATGTAGAACTTTATGAACAGATCTTAAAAAATATAAAAGATAAAAAATACAGCTGTTGCGATAAGCTGCCTTCTGAAAATATTTTTGCAAAAGAGTTTGGGGTAAACAGGCACACTGTAAGACAAGCTTTGTCTTTATTAAAAGATGAAGGGGTGATTTATACCCTAAAGGGAAAAGGTAACTTTATCTCTAATATTCAAGTTCCTTACTCTATTTCAGAAAAAAGCTCTTTTTCCCAAAAAATTTTAGATTTGGGATATGAACCTAAAACAAAACTAATAAGTGCAGATATTATAGAACCTACAGATGATATTGCAAAAAATTTAGGTTTAAGTAAAAAATTAAAAGTAATAGAATTAAAACTTTTACGTTTTGCCAATGATTTACCTATTGCAGTTAGTTATTCATATTTTGATGCTTTTATTTATAGGGAAATAATAAATAATCTTGATATTAAACCTCTGTCTTTATATAGAGTCTTAAATAGATGTTATCCAAATATGGAAATAACAAAAATCTCTACAATTTTTGAAGCTAAGAATCCAAGTGCTGAAATAAGCGAACTTTTAATGATGCCTTCAAATACACCTGTAATTGCTGCAACAACAATTTCCAAAAATCAAAAAGGTGAATTTGTGGAGTATGGAACCTCTTATTCAAGAGCAGATGCCGTAAAAATAAAAGTAGATTTAATTTAA